CGACCGCCAAATCTCCAGTACGGAACCAGCCATCTTGGAAGCTTTTAGCGGTGGCTTGGGGGTTTTGCCAATATTCTAAAAATACTGTGGGGCCTTTGACTTGAATTTCGCCTGGTGTCTCTGGTGGAACTAACTCGCCACTTTGATCCACTAATCTCACTTCCACTTGCGGTAAAGGCTGACCCACATATCCGGCGTATCTTTGACCGTGTAAAGAGTTGGATAGCGCCATACCAATTTCCGTCATTCCATAACGTTCTAGCAGAAAATGACCGCTAATAGTCTGCCACTTTTCTAATACCTGAACTGGTAAGGCGGCTGAACCAGAAACCATGAGGCGCATTTTCGCACAGCCTGCGGACATGATTTTTTGACGTTCCCTAGAAGCTTTTTCCCAAGCAGTAATCAGCTTGACATAAATTGTCGGTACTGCCATAAATAGAGTTAAGTCACCGTCACAAATTCGATTCCAAGCGGTTTCGGCATCAAATTTGCTTAACATATGGCACTCCGCCCCAGCCCATAAAGCACAAGTCAGGACGTTGACAATTCCATGAATATGGTGTAGGGGTAATACATGCAAAATGTGGTCATCCGATGTCCATTCCCAAGCGGTGATTAAGCTAGTCACTTGAGCTTGGATATTTTCATGGGTTGTAACCACACCCTTCGGTTTACCTGTTGTGCCGCTGGTGTAGAGAATTAAGGCGCGTCTGGTGATATCGACCTCTGGGAGACAACCAACATGATCTGGTAAGGTTTCACAGGTGAGGATAAATCGCAAATTGTGTTGAGTAGCGATCGCTCGCAGTATATCCTCAAAATTGGGATGGGCAACAATAATCGATGCTCCAGAATTTATAATGACATACTCCAATTCTGGTCGCGGGTGGGAAATACATAGAGGTACCGCTATTCCGCCAGCACGCCAAATCCCCCATTGTGTAGCTACATACTCAAACCCAGGTGGGATGAGAAAAGCAACTCGCTGCTCCTGTAAATCTTCTGCATCCTGAAGCAGACCTGTGGCTATTTGACTGGAGGTGTGGAGCAAATCCCGATAGGTAAATGCTTTGTCCGTTGTAGCTATCGCTATTTTTTCGTTATGTTCTTGAGCGCGATTAATTAACGGGAGATTCACTTTTATTTAACAATTTGTGGTTGATTTAGTCTACTTACAACCATTAGAGCAGACTAAGTAAGTCCGCGCAAATAAACCGATTCGGGTAATATGAGTAATTATCAAGAAGTGATAATAAATAGCTCATGTCTTCAACTCCTCTGACATTAAACCTGATTGAAGGTTCTGTCGCTTTTAGTTTTTCACCCCAAGCAGCCCAGGAATTAAAAGCCGCATTAGATGAATTAATAGCCAGCCTAAAAGCTGTCGCTGCTAAACCCACTCCAGGCGGCAGCAAACCCACTCCCCAGCGTCCTGTAGAATATCGTTACACTGGTGAAGTATTTCTAGAAATTTTCTGTAATCCGAATATCTGGCCGACTCCCTTTGCGGCTAAAGTTCTGCTTACCGTCCGCGATGTCAGTATCCGCTTGACTACAGAAGCTGAACTCACTCGCCTCATTGACGATGTTAACCAGTATTTAGACCAGGTAGGTTGACTTTGTAGTCCAATTTGTAGGGTGCGTCAGAGCGAGAAAACTTTGCAATAGCAAGAGATCACTGGTACTGACGCACCCTACTCCTAACTCCTCACTCCTAAGTCCCTGAAAAATTACCGGAGCAGTCCAAGATTGGAAACCGCCCCGGTTAGGGAATCTAGATACTATAGCCAAGCAAAGGCGCCGGATACAAACAACAACGCCGAAAATTTCACTGCTTGAAAAAATGTATAAATCAGACTCTAATGCTTCTGTATTAATCGGGAACTGACGATTTTAGATTGAGAAAGCCTAGTTAAAATCAGAGATTATCCCTCAGATCAGGCGCTAAATCGTTAGTTATCAAATCCAGAAAGCCAAAATACACCCCATTAAAAATTTAAAAGTCAGCCTTAATTTAGTCGTTGTCCCATTCTTCACGACCAATCAAATCGCCAATGCGATCACGTAACAAAAAGTCACATTTTTCTAGTTCACATTCAACGCAAACCCACTCTCTCGCTGGAATGTATTGGCAGAGTGTATATATGGGCTGTTGTCGGCTGATCATTCCCTTTTGCACCAGTCGGCGTGCTTCGTCCTGAATTACGTTCAGAGAGTAGTAATTGATAGAGGGCACCGTATTCACACTCATGGTTTTTACTCACAAATTACACGTAGATAGTGTTCCCTATATTTTTTAGGAACAAACATTACAAGGTTTAGACTTGTGGCTAAGGTTTTGTAGTTTGCTATACGGAACTATTTACATTTTGACGCTACACATGCTCAAAATATCTAAAGAAATGTTAAGAATGTCAAAATTTCCTGACATTAGCTATAAACCTGCTTGACGAAGTAATACTTAGTAGCTAATAAAATCAGTATACAATGTCTGGCGACTTGTATTTTAGAGTCGATAAAATTAGCGTCTGGCTGCTTTCAGCCATAATTTGGTGGGCGAATATAGTTCATACTGAAGATGCTTTATATACTAAGACATGCACCGTAATGTGCTATTTAGGGTGGTGAAGAGCTGCTCAGTTGCTAATAGTTGCCCATAGGAAACCCAGCCAGTAATGACTGGCAATAAATGAGTATAAACTATTGCAAAATATAAGGGCTAACGTACACCACAAAGGCTAGGAGTGTTCTATCTGTTAATAATTTTTTAAACACCTCTTGATTTGCTTTGTTAATTATGGCACTTAATAAAACCAGATTGCCTCGGATAAACAGTTAGTAGTTGGGTGGGGTGATGTAGTTTTAAACTAGCGATCGCCTGAAGCGGCGCAATATTGGGGATTTACCACCACAATGTTATGTAACTCAGTGGTATAGAATCATGAGTTTTGCTTGATATAGATGAGTTGTGCTGATGATAAACCTATCAAGCCATAAATAATTTGACTAAAAAACAGGGGGTTGGGGACTGGGAGAAGGCGCCAGTGAGGCTGTTATTACAGCAATTTTCACGCAATCAGCACAGAGCTTTGTAGGGGCGCAAGGCCTTGCGCCCCTACCGACAATCATCGGATTGGGAGAAGGCGCCAGTGAGGCTGTTATTACAGCAATTTTCACGCAATCAGCACAGAGCTTCGTAGGGGCGCAAGGCCTTGCGCCCCTACCGACAATCATCCTCACATAGTGGATCAAATGGGTGTTACCCCTTATTCGCGACTCTGTGTCCTTGGGGTATTGGGCATAGGGCAATGGTAAATTCTTCCCCATACCCAAAAACTCCATTAACCATACTCACATTGAAGCAGACGCGCTCTAGTGAAATCTGTCAACTGCTTGGCGAATTTTCGGAAATTAATTGTTATGGAAGTTACATTATTGTTTCAATTATTTCTAAAATTCATCATCATCATCATCGCGGCTGTTGTCATTTTCTCCTGACAAATCTGCCTGGGGACGCTCATCTTTGAGTTTGCTCAATAGCGTCAGTACCTTAGTACCGCGTTCTAAGGAACGGTCTTCGACAAATATGACTTCTGGTGTGCGACGTAGCCTTACCCTAGCACCGAGTTCGGTACGGACGTAACCAGTTGCCGATTTTAAGCCTGCCATTGTCTCTGCCTTAGCTTCTTCGCTACCATAAATGCTGACAAAGATTTTGGCGTGTTGCAGGTCGCCAGAAACATCAACATCAGTGACACTTACCATTCCTGTGCCCACGCGGTCATCCTTGATACCGTGGAGCAGCATTTGGCTAACTTCCCGTTTGATCAATTCAGCAACGCGGGAAACGCGGCGATTTGTAGCCATAATAATTACCCCTCCTCACAGAGGATATAGAAAATAAATAGATTCAATTTGGGGAGAACGCCCTCAATCGAGGCGGTCAACCCCTGGTATGGGCATAGTTTAGATTGCACTTAAGCCCAGCATCGCTCGTAGGGTGAAAGTCATGAAGGCTAGGCTAGCCGCCAATAAACCCAAGATGGCGATCAATGTGACTGGCCGTTTCAAGAACGGGAACAATGGCTCAAAGGTGTTCAGGAAAATGCCTAAGACGATAGTAATGAGGTAGCGGGGGTAGCGCAATACGTTATCCCAAAATCCGTCAAACATTAATTTAGACTGCCTTGTTATAGACTATACGTTTGTTTTCATGTGCTTGTTTACTTTAATTGTAATCGATAGTGCTATTAATTTTATATTTTAATATAAAATATGGTTCGTCAGTTATATTGGTTAGATTTGGTAGCTGTGCAATTAAATGGTAAGTCAAATTCATCAAGCAACTTGTCCACGTCCGTTTTTGAAGTGGGCTGGGGGTAAAAGTCGGTTGATTCAACAATATATTCCCTATTTACCCAAGAATTACAAGACTTACTATGAGCCATTCTTAGGTGGTGGGGCTGTTTTTTTCTATCTGCAACCACCAACGGCAATTTTAACTGATATTAACGCTGAATTAATTACTACTTATTGCTGCGTTCGCGATCAAGTAGAGGAATTAATCTGTCTTCTTAAAGAGCATAAAAGCCGACATAATAGAGATTATTACTATGATGTTCGAGCTAATCCTGGCAGAACAGATTTAGAACAAGCTGCCCGTCTAATTTATCTAAACAAAACTTGTTTTAACGGTCTTTATCGGGTAAATTCTCAGGGGCAGTTTAATGTGCCCTTGGGCAGATACGAAAATCCTAATATTTGTCATGAGGACTTATTGCGTTCAGCTTCAGTAGCACTTGCTAACGCCAAAATTAAACATGCAAATTTTGTAGATGTGTTGAATCATGGAACTAGTAGTGATGATTTTGTCTATTTTGATCCACCATACTATCCTGTAAGTCAAACTAGCAATTTTACACGTTACAGTAGCTATTGTTTTGATGAAATGCAGCAAGTTCAATTAAGAGATGTATTTGTTAAATTAGCTGAACGTGGTGTTAAAGTCATGTTATCTAATTCAGACTGTCAATTTATTCGTGAGCTTTATGGTGGTTTTAATATTCACATTATACTAGCGGCGAGAGCAATTAATTCTAACGCCAAAAAACGGGGTAAAATCACAGAAGTATTAGTCACTTCCTATTAAAGATTATTATTAGACCAGGCAATAAATGAACTTAAGCTATGGAGTGCAAGGAAATTTTGATTGTAACCAACCTGTGTGGTTAACCAAGATATAGCCTGTGGTTTCATTCCTCCACCGTCAATTAATACAACTGTTTTTGCAGGATAGCAATTTTGAATATTCAAGTTGAGGTAAGGGAGCTTTTCATCAACTGAACCGCTAGTTTGCTGCCATTTACACTCAATAATCAGACCAGATGAAATTGAGCTAGCACCAATAATATAAAAATCTACATATATGTCACTACCATAAATTCCCTTTCCTATATAAACCTGTCTTGCATATCGTTTTAATATATTGTTCGAGCTTAAAAGACATGCATGGCGCTTTTTTTTTGGTAAATCAGAGCCTACTTGAAGATATCCATGTCCCAGCAAAGTGCCTTCTACAGCTTTTTCCAAGACATTGCCAGAAATAACCGCTCTTCCACCTTGAGTCATTTTGTTCCTGATTTTTTCAGAGTTTTCATAATTTTATGATGCCCGAAAAGCAATAGTAAATGGTCGGTTATCGGAATTTTCAATTTTGGATGGATTAATCTAGATTGATTGGTAAAGAATTTGCCAAAATGGTACTTATGTACTAAATAAATACAAATGTATTAATAATTTGGAAATGAGATTTTATATGGATTATACTTCCTATTGACCAAAGCCAAACCCCCATTCCTTGACTCGGTAAGCACAAGGAATGGGGGTGAGGTTCTATATTTTATTGTGTCCACGATCCTAAGTTGATAGGGGTTTAACCGACTATTTGGGACGACAGATGAGATGGGTGGGAAACACCTGAAAACAGAGTAAAATTCACTTTTTGACTGCAAAATTGCCAAATTTACCAACGAGCGTTAGTTCCTGTAAATTCCCCATCTTTCTGTCTAATTCTCCCATCAGCAGTTTGTAAGGCCAGTTGTCTGTAATCACATGTGTACAACGAAGAACAAAACCGGTGAAAGTTAGCTATTTTGCTCTCAAAAGTTATGCAAGTCATTTACAGCTTCAGCCTATTTTGACTTCAGCATTACCATTGCGGATAGCCCATGCTAGATCTAAAAGTTGAGTCCAGCGCTTTTGGAGTTGCTTGGGGGTGCATTTGATAGTTTTAGCGATCGCCTGGTCACTATTGCGGGCAATTTTTAATTTTAAGATTTGTTGCTGCTGTTCCGATAGTAGACCCAAAAATGTATCCCATTGCTGGACGGATAGACCTAACTTGTGTTCTAAGCCAGCACCTAACCATTGA
The Gloeotrichia echinulata CP02 DNA segment above includes these coding regions:
- a CDS encoding acyl-CoA synthetase, translated to MNLPLINRAQEHNEKIAIATTDKAFTYRDLLHTSSQIATGLLQDAEDLQEQRVAFLIPPGFEYVATQWGIWRAGGIAVPLCISHPRPELEYVIINSGASIIVAHPNFEDILRAIATQHNLRFILTCETLPDHVGCLPEVDITRRALILYTSGTTGKPKGVVTTHENIQAQVTSLITAWEWTSDDHILHVLPLHHIHGIVNVLTCALWAGAECHMLSKFDAETAWNRICDGDLTLFMAVPTIYVKLITAWEKASRERQKIMSAGCAKMRLMVSGSAALPVQVLEKWQTISGHFLLERYGMTEIGMALSNSLHGQRYAGYVGQPLPQVEVRLVDQSGELVPPETPGEIQVKGPTVFLEYWQNPQATAKSFQDGWFRTGDLAVVENGNYRILGRMSVDIIKTGGYKVSALEIEEVLRTHPDIQECAVVGVADSEWGERVCAALVLQPERVLTLESLRSWAKEQLAVYKIPTRILIVEELPRNAMGKVTKPTMVELFR
- a CDS encoding DUF4327 family protein, with protein sequence MSVNTVPSINYYSLNVIQDEARRLVQKGMISRQQPIYTLCQYIPAREWVCVECELEKCDFLLRDRIGDLIGREEWDND
- the rbfA gene encoding 30S ribosome-binding factor RbfA encodes the protein MATNRRVSRVAELIKREVSQMLLHGIKDDRVGTGMVSVTDVDVSGDLQHAKIFVSIYGSEEAKAETMAGLKSATGYVRTELGARVRLRRTPEVIFVEDRSLERGTKVLTLLSKLKDERPQADLSGENDNSRDDDDDEF
- a CDS encoding DUF751 family protein; its protein translation is MFDGFWDNVLRYPRYLITIVLGIFLNTFEPLFPFLKRPVTLIAILGLLAASLAFMTFTLRAMLGLSAI
- a CDS encoding DNA adenine methylase, whose protein sequence is MVSQIHQATCPRPFLKWAGGKSRLIQQYIPYLPKNYKTYYEPFLGGGAVFFYLQPPTAILTDINAELITTYCCVRDQVEELICLLKEHKSRHNRDYYYDVRANPGRTDLEQAARLIYLNKTCFNGLYRVNSQGQFNVPLGRYENPNICHEDLLRSASVALANAKIKHANFVDVLNHGTSSDDFVYFDPPYYPVSQTSNFTRYSSYCFDEMQQVQLRDVFVKLAERGVKVMLSNSDCQFIRELYGGFNIHIILAARAINSNAKKRGKITEVLVTSY
- a CDS encoding PD-(D/E)XK nuclease superfamily protein, with amino-acid sequence MTQGGRAVISGNVLEKAVEGTLLGHGYLQVGSDLPKKKRHACLLSSNNILKRYARQVYIGKGIYGSDIYVDFYIIGASSISSGLIIECKWQQTSGSVDEKLPYLNLNIQNCYPAKTVVLIDGGGMKPQAISWLTTQVGYNQNFLALHSLSSFIAWSNNNL